In a single window of the Olivibacter sp. SDN3 genome:
- a CDS encoding ThuA domain-containing protein, translated as MKKQIKTNWIKSLISLCFCISLSLQNAYAQKTNWEKVKILVYTKNGEGYVHDNIGSSVKAIQELGQTHGFEVTVSEDPALFNDDELKQYDALVFSNTNNDVFDTDEQRVALMRYIQAGGGFVGLHSASGTERNWKWFKQLLGATFYWHDKNQPFTVNIVDSSHLSVAHLPQKWERSGGDEFYYLKEMNVNLHVIAVNDATTLEGDNDKRLDTFGDVFPSVWCQKFDGGRSWYTSLGHNKEDYEKEDLRTHILGGISWVIGKQKGRDYGKAYAKSPQDEVKQTKY; from the coding sequence ATGAAGAAGCAAATCAAAACCAACTGGATAAAATCGTTGATAAGTTTATGTTTTTGCATCAGTTTATCGCTACAGAATGCTTATGCACAAAAGACAAATTGGGAAAAAGTAAAGATTTTGGTTTATACAAAAAATGGCGAAGGCTATGTACATGACAACATTGGTAGTTCCGTGAAAGCTATACAGGAATTAGGACAAACGCATGGCTTTGAAGTAACGGTAAGTGAAGACCCGGCTTTATTTAACGATGACGAACTAAAACAGTATGACGCATTGGTGTTTTCCAATACAAATAATGACGTTTTTGACACGGATGAACAGCGTGTTGCACTTATGCGTTATATACAGGCCGGAGGAGGGTTCGTCGGGCTGCATTCGGCGTCTGGAACCGAGCGGAACTGGAAATGGTTTAAACAGCTTTTAGGTGCTACTTTTTATTGGCATGACAAAAACCAACCTTTTACCGTGAATATTGTAGACAGTAGCCACCTTTCTGTTGCCCACTTGCCTCAAAAATGGGAAAGATCCGGAGGAGATGAATTTTATTATTTGAAAGAAATGAACGTAAACTTGCATGTGATTGCCGTGAATGATGCTACTACATTGGAAGGTGATAATGATAAGCGGCTGGATACCTTCGGTGACGTTTTTCCCTCGGTATGGTGTCAGAAGTTTGATGGCGGGCGGTCATGGTATACTTCTCTAGGTCATAATAAGGAAGACTATGAAAAGGAAGATCTTCGAACGCATATACTGGGCGGAATCTCCTGGGTTATTGGCAAGCAGAAGGGGCGGGATTATGGTAAAGCTTACGCAAAAAGCCCCCAAGATGAAGTAAAACAAACAAAGTACTAG
- a CDS encoding LacI family DNA-binding transcriptional regulator, translating to MAKQLRLSVSTVSKALNDHPRIGEVTKDRVKKLAKQLNYVPNQAAIHFKQRKTFTLGIILPSLMDHFYTLAVNGFDDYASAKGYHVIIGQNHESLQREKQLVSLMQSSRIDGLLISVSKETQDISHLRKLEQAGIPVIYFARKPIDINCNYIVSNVYDASIKAVSFLLSRGHKRIAFINGPSYWSTSKQRFVGYRDGLIQNGLKFDPTLVDETNLSTESTHKAVRKLMQHPAPPTAILCFKDYMMLDVMKCIRTEYSSMAKSIELIGYGALPLFEKIENPPLASMQEQPYKIGQQAAETILKLIDHPEKERIVQQTSLPCTLKIFQ from the coding sequence ATGGCAAAACAGCTCCGCCTTTCCGTATCTACTGTTTCTAAAGCATTAAATGATCATCCCCGTATCGGAGAAGTAACCAAAGATCGTGTCAAGAAACTGGCGAAGCAGCTAAATTATGTTCCCAATCAGGCCGCTATACACTTTAAACAACGAAAAACATTCACACTAGGTATCATTCTGCCCAGCTTGATGGACCATTTTTATACCTTGGCGGTAAACGGGTTTGACGACTATGCTTCAGCAAAAGGGTATCATGTTATTATCGGTCAAAATCATGAAAGTTTACAGCGGGAAAAGCAATTGGTGTCGCTGATGCAAAGTAGCCGTATTGACGGTCTCCTTATATCGGTTTCAAAAGAGACACAGGATATCAGCCATCTCCGAAAACTGGAACAAGCTGGAATCCCGGTTATATATTTCGCCCGGAAACCGATCGACATCAACTGTAATTATATTGTCAGCAATGTGTACGATGCTTCCATAAAAGCAGTTTCTTTTCTCCTATCTAGGGGCCATAAACGTATAGCATTTATCAATGGACCATCTTATTGGAGTACCAGCAAACAACGTTTTGTGGGTTACCGCGATGGTTTGATACAAAACGGTCTTAAGTTTGATCCCACTCTAGTCGACGAAACGAACTTAAGTACGGAAAGCACGCATAAAGCCGTTCGAAAACTCATGCAACATCCAGCTCCTCCAACGGCCATTCTCTGCTTCAAAGACTACATGATGCTTGATGTCATGAAATGTATCCGCACTGAATATTCTTCCATGGCCAAATCTATCGAATTGATAGGCTACGGGGCGCTTCCACTCTTTGAAAAAATTGAAAATCCGCCGCTTGCTTCTATGCAGGAACAGCCTTATAAAATTGGCCAACAAGCTGCCGAAACCATCCTAAAGCTAATCGATCATCCTGAAAAAGAACGTATTGTGCAACAAACATCCCTGCCTTGCACGCTTAAAATATTTCAATAG
- a CDS encoding alpha-L-fucosidase has product MRPHILSLLFVSLLCSFQVNAQQSTNAPTWAEESAQQKEKRMAWWKHDRFGMFIHWGLYAVPARHEWVQQREQISTEDYQERYFDLFNPDLYNPVEWAEYAKKAGMKYVVITARHHEGFSLWDTKVSDYKAPNTPAGRDLLKPFVEACRDAGLKIGFYYSLIDWHHPDFTIDGTHALRNDQEARASNSKRDMNKYRQFMKDQVRELLTDYGKIDLLFYDFSYPGEDGKGHEDWDSEGLLKLTRELQPEIIVNDRLDLNDGAWGWDYRTPEQFMPNKWPEENGQKVAWETCQTFSGSWGYHRDENTWKSTNQLIAMLIEVVSKGGNLLLNVGPTARGHFDDRATDRLEGMGNWMKVNSRAIYGCTAAPEEFQKPDNCFLTYNAETKRLYVHVLQWPFKTLYLPGFKDKVKYAQFLHDGSEIKYTARTEPGSHMTITAGADDLIVELPVVKPNVEIPVIELILK; this is encoded by the coding sequence ATGAGACCCCACATTTTAAGCTTATTATTTGTCAGTCTGTTGTGTTCATTCCAAGTAAATGCACAGCAATCTACTAACGCTCCTACATGGGCAGAAGAAAGTGCTCAGCAAAAAGAAAAGCGGATGGCCTGGTGGAAACATGACCGCTTTGGAATGTTTATTCATTGGGGTTTATATGCCGTGCCTGCGAGGCACGAGTGGGTGCAGCAGAGAGAACAGATAAGTACAGAAGACTATCAAGAGCGCTATTTTGATTTGTTTAATCCAGATCTTTATAATCCTGTAGAATGGGCTGAATATGCGAAGAAAGCAGGTATGAAATACGTAGTTATCACTGCACGTCATCATGAAGGCTTCAGTCTTTGGGACACTAAGGTAAGCGACTATAAGGCACCTAATACACCGGCTGGTAGAGATCTTCTTAAACCTTTTGTAGAAGCATGCCGGGACGCCGGCCTAAAAATAGGCTTTTATTATTCGTTAATAGACTGGCACCATCCCGATTTTACGATCGACGGTACACATGCCTTGCGTAATGATCAAGAGGCCAGGGCATCGAACAGCAAGCGCGATATGAATAAATACCGCCAGTTTATGAAAGATCAGGTACGTGAGCTGCTAACAGACTATGGAAAGATTGATCTATTATTCTACGATTTTTCTTACCCGGGAGAAGACGGTAAAGGACATGAGGATTGGGATAGCGAGGGTTTGTTGAAGTTAACACGCGAATTGCAACCAGAGATTATCGTGAACGATCGACTGGATCTGAACGATGGGGCCTGGGGTTGGGACTACCGAACACCGGAACAATTTATGCCGAATAAATGGCCGGAAGAAAATGGCCAGAAAGTAGCTTGGGAAACCTGTCAGACTTTTTCGGGCTCGTGGGGTTACCATCGCGACGAAAACACCTGGAAAAGTACCAATCAATTGATAGCGATGTTAATTGAAGTGGTAAGTAAAGGAGGAAATCTTCTATTAAATGTAGGACCTACGGCAAGAGGGCATTTTGACGATAGGGCGACCGATCGTTTGGAAGGCATGGGGAACTGGATGAAGGTTAATAGTCGGGCAATCTACGGATGTACTGCGGCTCCTGAAGAATTCCAGAAACCCGACAATTGTTTTTTGACCTATAACGCTGAAACAAAAAGGCTATATGTACATGTATTGCAATGGCCGTTTAAAACACTATATCTTCCCGGGTTTAAAGATAAAGTGAAATACGCGCAGTTTTTACATGACGGGTCAGAGATAAAATATACAGCCCGCACCGAGCCAGGTTCACACATGACTATTACCGCTGGAGCCGACGACCTGATTGTGGAGTTACCTGTTGTTAAGCCCAATGTCGAAATTCCGGTTATTGAATTGATTCTGAAATAA
- a CDS encoding LacI family DNA-binding transcriptional regulator — MNKKVSLKDIAKAVGVSTALVSYVLNNKEKEARVGKEIAEVIRKKAAELNYQPNQIAKSLKSGKSFTIGLIVADISNPFFANIARTIEDEAKKHNYTVIFGSSDENAEKSLDLINVLVKRQVDGFIIAPTEHSEPQINYLTESNIPFVLIDRYFPKVETNYVATDNFSAAYEATTHLINNGYKHIGMIAYKSGLIHMQERVRGYTTALKDAKAGASLLKEVDYNNVSLDVEKKIAELIHARQKIDALFFATNTLSIHGLKYLNKKQWKVPGDVAVVCFDEGDAFDFFYCPLTYVEQPLIRVGKEAVGLLIEQINDHVTEKKQLALASRLVVRASSVRTK, encoded by the coding sequence ATGAATAAAAAGGTTTCTCTGAAAGATATCGCAAAAGCCGTTGGTGTATCTACGGCATTGGTGTCTTATGTGCTTAACAATAAGGAGAAGGAGGCACGTGTCGGAAAAGAAATAGCCGAAGTAATCAGAAAAAAAGCAGCCGAGTTAAACTATCAACCAAACCAAATAGCTAAAAGCTTAAAAAGTGGCAAATCGTTTACCATCGGGCTGATCGTCGCAGATATATCTAATCCTTTTTTTGCCAATATAGCACGTACCATAGAAGACGAAGCAAAGAAACATAACTATACCGTGATCTTTGGTAGCTCAGATGAAAATGCCGAAAAATCCCTCGATTTAATTAATGTATTGGTAAAGCGACAGGTCGACGGTTTTATTATCGCTCCTACCGAACATTCTGAACCACAGATCAATTACTTGACTGAATCGAATATCCCTTTCGTTTTAATTGACCGATACTTTCCGAAAGTAGAAACAAACTATGTTGCTACAGATAATTTTTCGGCGGCCTATGAAGCTACTACCCATTTGATAAACAATGGCTACAAACATATTGGTATGATAGCTTATAAAAGTGGTCTTATTCATATGCAAGAACGGGTAAGGGGCTATACAACAGCACTAAAAGACGCTAAGGCCGGAGCTTCTTTATTAAAAGAAGTCGACTATAATAACGTTAGCCTCGATGTAGAAAAAAAGATTGCAGAACTTATTCATGCACGTCAAAAAATAGATGCCCTCTTTTTTGCAACCAACACCCTATCTATCCATGGCTTGAAGTATTTGAACAAAAAGCAATGGAAGGTGCCGGGCGATGTGGCCGTTGTTTGCTTTGATGAGGGCGACGCCTTCGATTTTTTTTATTGCCCGTTAACTTATGTTGAACAACCACTGATACGTGTAGGTAAAGAGGCGGTTGGCTTATTAATTGAACAGATTAATGATCACGTAACGGAGAAAAAACAGCTTGCTTTGGCATCGAGACTAGTTGTAAGGGCGTCGAGCGTTAGAACAAAGTAA
- a CDS encoding MIP/aquaporin family protein, which produces MNQIRLSKQCIAEFLATFILVFCGTGAIVINDETGGTISHLGIAMTFGLVVMCLIYVFGHISGAHMNPAVSIAFVLTRQLPKKMLLPYVGSQLLGALSASIFLKGMFPANELLGATIPRGAVMQSFYLEIILTFFLMLTVLHLLQKESKKLDFIGVVVGAVVGLEAMFAGPISGASMNPARSFGPAVVSGEWNTLWVYLSAPVIGASLAVPTAHFFHKIGFSEKINHNKRLLKEEVLK; this is translated from the coding sequence ATGAACCAAATTCGCTTGTCCAAACAATGCATAGCCGAATTCCTCGCCACTTTTATTTTGGTTTTTTGTGGAACGGGCGCAATCGTTATCAATGATGAAACAGGAGGGACAATTAGTCACTTAGGTATTGCCATGACATTTGGTTTAGTTGTGATGTGTTTAATATATGTTTTTGGCCATATTTCAGGTGCACACATGAATCCGGCAGTAAGTATAGCTTTTGTGCTGACGAGACAATTACCGAAAAAAATGCTGCTTCCTTATGTTGGTAGTCAATTACTGGGAGCACTTTCCGCGAGCATATTTTTAAAAGGCATGTTCCCGGCAAATGAACTACTGGGAGCTACTATTCCACGAGGTGCGGTGATGCAGTCTTTTTACTTAGAAATCATACTTACCTTTTTTTTGATGCTTACGGTACTACACTTACTACAGAAGGAATCTAAAAAACTCGATTTTATTGGTGTTGTTGTCGGAGCCGTTGTGGGACTTGAAGCCATGTTTGCCGGACCGATAAGCGGAGCTTCTATGAACCCGGCGCGATCTTTTGGACCGGCGGTTGTGTCAGGTGAATGGAACACGTTATGGGTTTATTTATCGGCTCCGGTAATCGGAGCGTCATTAGCCGTGCCAACGGCCCATTTCTTTCATAAGATTGGATTCAGCGAAAAAATTAACCATAATAAAAGGTTACTGAAAGAGGAGGTGTTGAAATGA
- a CDS encoding GTP-binding protein: MRIHLIGGFLGSGKTTAIRQACKTLLLQGKKVAVITNDQGSQLVDTQFLAEVGMLTKEVTGSCFCCNYDAFEAHIKQFEQEVLPDIVFAEAVGSCTDLVATIIRPLERFHPEKKMILSVFADAQVLPVLVGGSRLFADNVHYIYQQQLEEADLLVLSKYDLLSEMQKKSLKEFISERYGHKRVLFQNSYDTDHIERWLAEAASFPDKTGQALHIDYNLYGAGEAELAWLNQRLSIRNEKCFALQAAKSLIDRFHQAVRTAALPIGHLKFMCTGENLMKKVSYTSSDEHRSYLDFPDLALEKVDLLINARVQTDPETLLSLLGESVAEIENTTGSQLIVLNNEAFVPGFPKPTYRILNK, translated from the coding sequence ATGCGTATTCATTTAATAGGTGGTTTTCTCGGTAGTGGAAAAACAACGGCTATTCGGCAGGCTTGTAAAACCTTGCTTTTACAAGGAAAAAAAGTTGCTGTTATCACGAATGATCAAGGTAGCCAATTAGTAGATACACAATTTCTGGCAGAAGTAGGCATGCTCACGAAGGAGGTAACAGGCAGCTGTTTTTGCTGCAATTACGATGCCTTTGAAGCACACATTAAACAGTTTGAGCAAGAAGTGCTTCCCGATATCGTTTTCGCAGAAGCGGTTGGTTCATGTACCGATCTCGTCGCTACGATTATTCGGCCTTTGGAACGATTTCATCCAGAAAAAAAAATGATATTATCTGTTTTTGCCGATGCACAGGTACTGCCAGTATTAGTTGGCGGGTCTCGTTTGTTTGCAGATAATGTTCATTATATTTATCAGCAACAGTTGGAAGAAGCTGACCTGCTCGTACTCAGTAAATATGATCTACTGTCAGAAATGCAAAAGAAATCATTAAAGGAATTTATTAGCGAACGCTATGGACATAAAAGGGTACTTTTTCAAAACTCTTATGACACAGACCACATTGAGCGATGGTTGGCGGAGGCCGCATCGTTTCCAGATAAGACTGGGCAAGCACTTCATATAGACTATAACCTATACGGTGCAGGTGAAGCCGAGCTCGCCTGGTTGAACCAGCGGCTATCGATACGCAATGAAAAGTGCTTCGCTTTACAAGCGGCCAAATCGTTGATCGATCGTTTCCATCAGGCAGTCAGAACAGCAGCACTTCCCATCGGACACCTAAAATTTATGTGCACGGGTGAAAATCTAATGAAAAAAGTAAGTTATACCAGCTCCGATGAACACCGGAGTTACCTGGATTTTCCGGATCTAGCCTTGGAAAAAGTGGACCTTTTGATTAATGCCCGGGTACAGACAGATCCGGAGACATTATTGAGTTTATTAGGTGAATCGGTAGCTGAAATCGAAAATACCACAGGAAGTCAGCTAATTGTTTTAAACAATGAGGCTTTTGTTCCCGGATTCCCGAAACCCACATATCGCATATTAAATAAATGA
- a CDS encoding GH116 family glycosyl hydrolase → MNNNTRRAFLRNLTLAGTAATASPSLLFASSKPKKDLDEQTLDHSEDPKTDKRAFNAPYKGNHLNRIAFPIGGIGAGMFCLEGTGAISHMSVQNKPQMFHEPHVFAAVAIKGMQNGAKVLEGPVPEWKLFGQRGTGNGASGATYGLPRFKKATFEARFPFCTTELTDDDWPLAVGLSAWSPFIPNDEDNSSLPVGAIEYTFHNTQAQPLEAVFSYHAKNFLAANEHASVKAMNNGFILWQPGADDKKEEQADFAVYTDEAKTIVDYCWFQGGWWDPVTITWNTVSAGKTRKTDPIEKGAPGASLYVPFTLGAQESKTIRVYFSWYVPQSKLQIGKIESAEDAAPSCDTGQIQYSNNKDEAFYYYKPWYASKFDDVQDVAKYWQTSYEELQKSSRNFKEAFFLSSLPAEVLEAVAANLSILKSPTVMRQYDGRLWNWEGCSDEAGCCHGSCTHVWNYAQAIPHLFPRLERSLRYTEFCENQSSDGHQNFRANIPISPTIHDFHAAADGQLGGIMKVYREWRISGDDGWLKDMYPLVKKSMDYCIRTWDPDEKGVLEEPHHNTYDIEFWGPDGMCTSFYLGALVATQEMGKYLKENVSAYRKLYKKGRVYMETKLFDGEYFIQEIKYKDLHAENPAKAQSYGGEYSPEARELLEKEGPKYQYGKGCLSDGVLGAWIAEVCGLPEILSTEKVKSHLLSIHQYNLKKDLSNHPNPQRPAYAAGKEGGLLLCTWPKGGKLSLPFVYSDEVWTGIEYQVASHLLLVGEVAQGLEIVRTCRDRYDGRIRNPFNEYECGSWYGRALSSYGLIQGLTGIRYDAVDQTLYIDSKVGDFKSFISTAGGFGTVHLTADGPKLEVFHGEIPVTRIIVSGKPMNLIS, encoded by the coding sequence ATGAACAACAATACCAGAAGAGCCTTTCTTCGGAACCTAACCTTGGCTGGTACAGCAGCTACGGCCAGTCCGTCTTTACTTTTTGCATCCTCCAAACCTAAGAAGGATCTTGACGAACAAACGTTAGACCATTCAGAAGACCCCAAAACTGATAAAAGGGCTTTCAACGCTCCTTATAAAGGGAATCATCTGAATAGGATCGCATTCCCTATTGGTGGTATAGGAGCAGGGATGTTCTGTTTGGAAGGTACAGGGGCAATATCACATATGTCGGTTCAGAACAAACCACAAATGTTTCATGAGCCGCATGTTTTCGCCGCAGTAGCGATAAAGGGTATGCAAAATGGTGCTAAAGTATTAGAAGGGCCTGTTCCTGAATGGAAGCTGTTCGGTCAACGGGGAACGGGTAATGGCGCTTCTGGAGCCACCTATGGCCTGCCACGTTTCAAAAAGGCTACCTTCGAAGCACGCTTTCCTTTTTGCACTACCGAATTAACAGATGATGACTGGCCTTTAGCTGTGGGACTTTCGGCCTGGAGCCCGTTCATACCGAACGATGAGGATAATTCGAGCCTCCCTGTAGGTGCGATAGAATATACCTTTCACAATACGCAAGCGCAGCCTTTAGAAGCGGTATTTTCTTATCATGCCAAAAATTTTCTCGCCGCAAACGAGCATGCATCTGTGAAGGCCATGAATAATGGTTTTATACTTTGGCAGCCGGGGGCTGATGACAAGAAAGAAGAGCAGGCAGACTTTGCCGTATACACAGATGAAGCAAAAACTATTGTAGATTATTGCTGGTTTCAAGGTGGTTGGTGGGACCCTGTGACCATTACCTGGAACACGGTAAGCGCCGGGAAAACAAGAAAGACCGATCCTATTGAAAAGGGCGCTCCGGGAGCATCTTTGTATGTTCCGTTTACCCTTGGTGCTCAGGAGAGTAAGACTATACGCGTTTATTTTTCTTGGTACGTACCACAGAGTAAGTTACAAATCGGTAAGATCGAATCTGCTGAAGATGCTGCTCCATCTTGTGATACCGGTCAAATACAGTATAGCAATAATAAAGATGAAGCGTTTTATTATTATAAACCGTGGTATGCGAGCAAATTTGATGATGTTCAAGACGTAGCAAAATATTGGCAAACAAGTTATGAAGAGTTGCAAAAATCTTCCCGTAATTTTAAAGAAGCCTTTTTTTTAAGTAGTTTGCCGGCTGAAGTGTTGGAAGCGGTCGCGGCGAATCTGAGTATCCTAAAATCACCAACGGTGATGCGTCAATACGATGGTAGATTATGGAATTGGGAAGGATGCAGTGATGAGGCAGGTTGCTGCCATGGATCCTGCACCCACGTGTGGAATTATGCACAAGCGATTCCGCATCTGTTTCCCAGATTGGAGCGTAGTCTCCGATATACCGAATTTTGTGAGAACCAAAGTAGTGATGGCCACCAGAATTTTCGCGCCAATATTCCAATTAGTCCTACTATTCATGATTTCCATGCGGCAGCCGATGGTCAGTTGGGAGGCATCATGAAGGTATATCGCGAATGGAGAATCAGTGGAGATGATGGCTGGTTAAAGGATATGTATCCATTGGTGAAGAAAAGTATGGACTATTGTATACGCACTTGGGATCCAGATGAAAAAGGAGTATTGGAAGAGCCTCATCATAATACCTATGATATCGAATTTTGGGGTCCTGATGGGATGTGTACCTCTTTCTATTTAGGGGCGCTTGTAGCTACGCAAGAGATGGGGAAGTATCTCAAGGAGAATGTATCTGCTTATCGAAAACTGTATAAAAAAGGCCGTGTTTATATGGAAACTAAGCTTTTCGATGGAGAGTATTTCATACAGGAAATAAAATATAAGGACTTGCATGCTGAAAATCCTGCCAAAGCACAGTCGTATGGAGGTGAATATTCCCCGGAAGCACGGGAATTGCTGGAGAAAGAAGGGCCAAAATATCAATATGGCAAAGGTTGTCTGTCTGACGGTGTTTTAGGCGCTTGGATCGCAGAGGTCTGTGGCCTACCGGAGATTTTGTCAACTGAAAAAGTAAAAAGCCATCTCTTATCCATACATCAGTATAATTTGAAGAAAGATCTTTCTAATCATCCAAACCCACAACGACCTGCCTACGCTGCGGGGAAAGAAGGAGGTTTGCTGTTGTGTACCTGGCCAAAGGGAGGAAAACTTTCTCTGCCCTTTGTATATAGCGACGAGGTATGGACAGGTATTGAATATCAAGTGGCGTCCCATCTATTATTGGTAGGCGAAGTAGCTCAGGGTTTAGAAATTGTGCGTACTTGTCGAGATCGATATGATGGCCGGATAAGAAATCCTTTCAACGAATATGAATGTGGGAGCTGGTACGGTAGAGCTTTGTCTAGTTATGGGTTAATCCAAGGCTTAACGGGTATCCGTTACGACGCAGTTGATCAGACACTATATATCGACTCCAAAGTGGGTGATTTCAAATCGTTTATCTCCACGGCTGGAGGTTTTGGAACGGTTCATTTAACTGCAGATGGGCCAAAGCTGGAGGTGTTTCATGGAGAAATACCCGTGACCCGGATAATCGTGTCCGGTAAACCAATGAATTTAATATCATAA
- a CDS encoding ribulokinase, whose protein sequence is MNTNYCIGIDFGTDSVRSIIVDAYTGEEVAAAVHLYSRWNDGLYCDPNKNQFRQHPLDYIDGLEQTIKKCLSQVGNAVRTNIKAISVDTTGSTPVAVDETGTPLALLPGFEANPNAMFVLWKDHTAVPEATAINQHAAAFGEDYLKYVGGIYSSEWYWAKLLHILKNDQQVRKACYSWVEHCDWIPFLLTGGGHVRELKRSVCTAGHKGLWATAFDGLPPKNFFSSLDPLLASVYDTFPEQVYTADQQAGYLSKEWAERLGLPDNVVIGVGAMDAHMGAVGGQIEPYYLSKVMGTSTCDMLVIPKKEFEGKIVKGICGQVDGSIIPGMIGLEAGQSAFGDIYAWFKQLLSWPLQHLMMQSDKTDHEASRALFKDISDRMLHELSKQAAAIAPSEHDELALDWLNGRRTPDADQSLKGAISGLTLASDAPRIFRSLVESTCFGARKIVERFQEEGVPIKGLIGVGGIAQKSPFVMQMLADVMQMPLKIHRSEQTCALGAAMFAATVAGIYPTVEEAMKAMGTGFDRSYVPDKSKAAYYDKRYQQYLKLGDFLETSSI, encoded by the coding sequence ATGAACACTAATTATTGCATAGGAATAGATTTCGGTACAGATTCCGTTCGGTCGATCATCGTTGATGCATATACCGGAGAAGAGGTAGCTGCTGCGGTACATCTGTATAGCCGTTGGAATGACGGACTATACTGTGACCCCAATAAGAACCAGTTCAGACAGCATCCGTTGGATTATATAGACGGGCTTGAACAGACCATAAAGAAATGCCTATCGCAAGTAGGAAATGCTGTTAGAACGAATATCAAAGCCATCTCTGTCGATACCACTGGGTCGACTCCGGTAGCGGTAGATGAAACGGGAACACCGTTGGCTTTATTGCCCGGATTTGAAGCTAACCCGAATGCGATGTTCGTCCTGTGGAAAGATCATACTGCTGTCCCGGAAGCAACAGCGATCAATCAACATGCTGCTGCATTTGGTGAAGATTACTTGAAATATGTGGGGGGAATTTATTCATCAGAGTGGTATTGGGCAAAGTTACTTCATATCTTAAAGAACGATCAGCAGGTGCGGAAGGCTTGTTACAGCTGGGTAGAGCATTGCGATTGGATCCCATTTCTCTTAACAGGTGGTGGCCATGTCCGTGAACTCAAGCGAAGCGTTTGTACGGCCGGACATAAGGGCTTATGGGCAACGGCTTTCGATGGATTGCCTCCAAAGAATTTTTTCTCTTCTTTAGACCCTTTATTAGCCAGTGTGTACGATACTTTTCCGGAGCAGGTGTACACGGCTGATCAACAGGCTGGTTACCTCAGTAAAGAATGGGCGGAAAGGTTGGGTTTGCCTGACAATGTAGTGATTGGCGTGGGGGCTATGGATGCCCACATGGGAGCCGTTGGCGGACAGATTGAACCTTACTATTTAAGTAAGGTGATGGGGACATCTACCTGTGATATGCTGGTCATTCCGAAAAAAGAATTTGAAGGAAAAATAGTGAAAGGCATTTGTGGACAAGTGGATGGCTCCATCATCCCGGGAATGATTGGGTTGGAAGCAGGCCAATCCGCTTTTGGTGATATATATGCATGGTTTAAACAATTGCTTTCTTGGCCCTTGCAACACCTTATGATGCAGTCCGATAAAACTGATCATGAAGCATCCAGGGCCTTATTTAAAGATATCAGTGACCGCATGTTGCATGAATTAAGCAAGCAGGCCGCCGCAATCGCCCCGTCAGAACACGACGAGCTGGCCTTGGACTGGTTAAATGGCAGAAGAACACCGGATGCAGATCAGTCGCTTAAAGGAGCAATTAGTGGATTAACACTGGCCAGTGATGCTCCACGGATATTTCGTTCGCTTGTGGAATCAACGTGTTTTGGAGCTCGTAAAATTGTTGAACGCTTTCAGGAAGAAGGAGTGCCCATCAAAGGACTGATAGGGGTGGGAGGAATCGCCCAAAAATCACCGTTCGTGATGCAGATGCTGGCAGATGTTATGCAGATGCCGCTAAAAATACACCGATCGGAACAAACCTGCGCTTTGGGTGCTGCCATGTTTGCTGCAACGGTAGCAGGTATTTACCCAACTGTTGAAGAAGCGATGAAAGCCATGGGAACCGGTTTTGATCGGTCTTATGTTCCAGATAAAAGCAAGGCCGCTTATTACGATAAAAGATATCAACAATATTTAAAATTAGGTGATTTTTTAGAAACCAGTTCAATATAA